A part of Rhinoderma darwinii isolate aRhiDar2 chromosome 1, aRhiDar2.hap1, whole genome shotgun sequence genomic DNA contains:
- the LOC142655932 gene encoding lysosomal-associated transmembrane protein 5-like: MVTQEPPKCCGYFNIRSVVLGVAVYYVFVSLQSLVWQTVAVIKCGGVCSGPWSSAGPVAVMYSLAFILLLLSLCLLFGVLRRRPGLLLPFLAFQIIDFLGSMLLFCGFFVRFPSELRMISTRPYLPGQDDTDKATVAGGSFLFIALYLLLLLLKIYLIRCVLTYYRFLLTRVIPPSDSDGLAVIVVPGPEKNPLLLPSYEEAINMPSKDSPPPPYSQAVQPEPEKEAA, from the coding sequence ATGGTGACGCAGGAACCACCCAAGTGTTGCGGTTATTTTAATATCCGCTCGGTGGTGCTGGGAGTAGCCGTGTACTATGTGTTCGTGAGTCTGCAGTCGCTGGTATGGCAGACCGTGGCGGTGATTAAGTGCGGCGGGGTGTGTTCAGGGCCCTGGAGCTCGGCCGGGCCTGTGGCCGTTATGTACTCCCTGGCCTTCATCCTGCTCCTACTCAGCCTGTGTCTGCTGTTCGGTGTCCTCCGCAGGCGCCCGGGACTTCTTCTGCCCTTCCTGGCGTTCCAGATTATCGACTTCTTGGGCTCTATGCTGCTCTTTTGCGGCTTCTTTGTGCGTTTCCCCTCAGAACTCCGCATGATCAGCACTAGGCCCTACCTCCCCGGACAAGACGACACGGATAAGGCGACCGTGGCCGGAGGCTCGTTCTTGTTCATCGCCCTCTACCTTCTGCTTCTGCTACTGAAGATCTATCTGATCCGCTGTGTGCTGACCTACTACCGCTTCCTGCTCACCAGGGTCATCCCGCCGAGCGACAGTGACGGTCTGGCAGTGATCGTGGTCCCCGGGCCGGAGAAGAACCCTCTGCTGCTTCCTTCTTATGAAGAAGCCATCAATATGCCTAGTAAGGACAGCCCTCCACCCCCTTACAGCCAGGCCGTGCAGCCCGAGCCGGAGAAAGAAGCCGCATAA